A single region of the Actinoplanes sp. SE50/110 genome encodes:
- a CDS encoding TetR/AcrR family transcriptional regulator, whose protein sequence is MVSELPRTLKVLWGVAERPTRGPQPALSLDRIVAAAIGIADRDGLAALSMARLAERLGCAPMSLYRHVANKDELLVFMQDAAPGEPPRLPPGWRDGLAAWARALRAVLAAHPWILQATAGRPPLEPGQLAWLDRGLSAFAGTPLSHRLRGEMVMAALYLARGEAQISAVLLSGVPDVVADYGALLARFVTAERFPALAEAVADGAFAEAAGPDESFEIGLARLLDGIELLMSTFD, encoded by the coding sequence ATGGTCAGCGAGTTGCCGCGTACGTTGAAGGTGCTCTGGGGGGTGGCGGAGCGACCCACCCGGGGCCCGCAGCCGGCGCTGAGCCTGGACCGGATCGTCGCCGCGGCGATCGGGATCGCCGACCGCGACGGTCTCGCGGCGCTCTCCATGGCCCGCCTCGCGGAACGGCTCGGCTGCGCGCCGATGTCGCTCTACCGGCACGTGGCCAACAAGGACGAGCTGCTGGTCTTCATGCAGGACGCGGCGCCCGGTGAGCCGCCGCGGTTGCCGCCGGGGTGGCGCGACGGTCTGGCCGCCTGGGCCCGCGCGCTGCGCGCCGTGCTCGCCGCGCATCCGTGGATCCTGCAGGCCACCGCGGGCCGGCCGCCCCTCGAACCGGGTCAGCTGGCCTGGCTGGACCGGGGCCTCTCGGCGTTCGCCGGTACCCCACTGAGCCACCGGCTCCGCGGCGAGATGGTGATGGCCGCGCTCTACCTGGCGCGCGGCGAGGCGCAGATCAGCGCGGTGCTGCTCAGCGGGGTGCCGGACGTGGTCGCCGACTACGGGGCGCTGCTGGCCCGGTTCGTCACCGCGGAGCGGTTCCCGGCCCTGGCGGAGGCGGTCGCGGACGGCGCCTTCGCGGAGGCTGCCGGGCCGGACGAGTCCTTCGAGATCGGACTGGCCCGGCTGCTCGACGGTATCGAGCTCCTGATGTCAACGTTTGATTGA
- a CDS encoding TetR/AcrR family transcriptional regulator — translation MPPDADGPPLRADAQRNRARILDAAETVFAERGATASTDEVARRAGVAIGTVFRHFPTKNDLLAEIMKRLLRRLTADAGELAGRGDGLFEFFRRLIGEAAAKRSVVQLLAGSGLEIRLPQTIGQLEWAVGGLLTEAQAAGTVAAGVQLPEVMALLVSLCQGALHGGWDETLRERTLAVVFLGLRAA, via the coding sequence TTGCCACCGGATGCCGACGGTCCCCCGCTGCGCGCCGACGCCCAGCGCAATCGGGCACGCATCCTGGACGCGGCCGAGACCGTCTTCGCCGAGCGCGGGGCGACCGCGTCGACCGACGAGGTGGCGCGCCGGGCCGGGGTCGCGATCGGCACCGTCTTCCGGCACTTCCCCACCAAGAACGACCTGCTCGCGGAGATCATGAAACGCCTGCTCCGGCGGTTGACCGCCGATGCCGGCGAGCTGGCCGGCCGCGGGGACGGGCTGTTCGAGTTCTTCCGCCGGCTGATCGGCGAGGCGGCCGCCAAGCGATCGGTGGTGCAGCTGCTGGCCGGCTCGGGTCTCGAGATCCGCCTGCCACAGACCATCGGACAGCTGGAGTGGGCGGTCGGCGGTCTGCTGACCGAGGCGCAGGCGGCCGGTACGGTGGCCGCCGGCGTTCAGCTGCCCGAGGTGATGGCCCTGCTGGTCAGCCTCTGTCAGGGGGCGCTGCACGGCGGCTGGGACGAGACGCTGCGGGAGCGCACCCTGGCCGTGGTGTTCCTGGGTCTGCGGGCGGCCTGA
- a CDS encoding nuclear transport factor 2 family protein: protein MTPQEIFVRMRERWLSGDATYDEAMLAEDVVVETPFAAPGRPTRTEGRERVLEQARAGRAGFPVRFDDCRAVVIHETGDPEVIIVEYELVGTHTVSGRRAAAPFIGVLRTRDGVLAGWREYQHTMAIAAATA, encoded by the coding sequence GTGACACCGCAGGAGATCTTCGTGCGCATGCGCGAGCGATGGCTGTCCGGCGACGCGACCTATGACGAGGCGATGCTCGCGGAGGATGTGGTGGTCGAGACGCCGTTCGCGGCGCCGGGGCGGCCGACCCGCACCGAGGGGCGCGAGCGGGTCCTGGAGCAGGCCCGGGCCGGGCGGGCCGGGTTCCCGGTGCGGTTCGACGACTGCCGGGCGGTGGTGATCCACGAGACCGGTGACCCCGAGGTGATCATTGTGGAATACGAGCTGGTGGGGACGCACACGGTGAGCGGACGGCGGGCGGCCGCGCCGTTCATCGGGGTGCTGCGTACCCGGGACGGGGTGCTGGCCGGCTGGCGGGAGTATCAGCACACCATGGCCATCGCCGCGGCCACGGCCTGA
- a CDS encoding LysR family transcriptional regulator: protein MTVQLQQLRYFLAVVETRHFTQAADILGVSQPTLSKQIHTLEMSLGAPLFERMRGAVTLTVAGETLLPMAQRIVADADAARDAVQDIVGLRRGEVRLGATPSLCSSLVPAVLRTFRADHPGVKLHISEGSSHDLTAGLLAHTLDLALIVQPEHGVDPALVAIELLRESLVVASVAAGPPPTVGRQLELSELRHTPMVMFREGYDIREVTLHACERAGFAPKFAVEGGEMDAVLAFVEAGLGVALVPSMVLANRPLLRATPLAPPGMRRTIALAQRRAAVLPHAAAALREVVLDHIGSGRLPFGVRALERPST from the coding sequence ATTACGGTGCAGCTGCAACAACTCCGGTACTTCCTGGCGGTGGTGGAGACCCGGCATTTCACCCAAGCAGCGGACATTCTGGGCGTCTCGCAACCTACCTTGAGTAAGCAGATTCACACCCTTGAGATGTCACTCGGAGCCCCGCTGTTCGAGCGGATGCGCGGTGCGGTGACCCTGACCGTCGCCGGCGAGACATTGCTGCCGATGGCCCAGCGGATCGTCGCCGACGCCGACGCGGCCCGCGACGCCGTGCAGGACATCGTCGGTCTGCGCCGCGGCGAGGTGCGCCTGGGTGCCACCCCGAGCCTGTGCTCCTCGCTGGTCCCGGCCGTGTTGCGCACCTTCCGCGCCGACCACCCGGGGGTCAAGCTGCACATCAGTGAGGGCAGCTCGCACGACCTGACCGCCGGCCTGCTGGCGCACACCCTGGATCTGGCCCTGATCGTGCAGCCCGAGCACGGCGTCGATCCGGCCCTGGTGGCCATCGAGCTGCTGCGCGAGAGCCTGGTGGTGGCCTCGGTCGCGGCCGGCCCGCCGCCCACCGTGGGCCGCCAACTGGAGCTCTCCGAGCTGCGCCACACCCCGATGGTGATGTTCCGCGAGGGCTACGACATCCGTGAGGTCACCCTGCACGCCTGCGAGCGGGCCGGCTTCGCGCCGAAGTTCGCGGTCGAGGGTGGTGAGATGGACGCGGTGCTCGCCTTCGTCGAGGCCGGCCTCGGGGTCGCCCTGGTGCCCAGCATGGTGCTCGCCAACCGGCCGCTGCTGCGGGCCACCCCGCTCGCGCCGCCGGGGATGCGCCGGACCATCGCGCTCGCCCAGCGCCGTGCCGCGGTGCTGCCGCATGCCGCGGCCGCGCTGCGTGAGGTGGTGCTCGACCACATCGGCTCGGGCCGGCTGCCGTTCGGCGTGCGCGCCCTGGAGAGACCGTCCACTTAG
- a CDS encoding succinate dehydrogenase cytochrome b subunit, with product MAVSGILLVLFLYVHMIGNLKIFLGATDFDHYAHWLRALGTPLLPDMWYLWIQRTVLTVAVIAHIWTAAVLTIRAKKARPVKYAHRPKVQGSYAARTMRWGGVIVLLFIIFHILDLTTGTVNPVGDHEHPYANVVADFAPHRWYVTLFYALAIVAVGFHLWHGIFSAARTLGQQTMRGQRRAKTIALVLSVVLVVGYLSVPFSVLTGLVD from the coding sequence ATGGCGGTCAGCGGCATCCTGCTGGTCCTCTTCCTCTACGTTCACATGATCGGCAACCTCAAGATCTTCTTGGGTGCCACCGACTTCGACCACTACGCGCACTGGCTGCGCGCGCTCGGCACGCCCCTGCTGCCGGACATGTGGTACCTGTGGATCCAGCGGACCGTGCTCACCGTCGCGGTGATCGCGCACATCTGGACGGCCGCCGTGCTGACCATCCGCGCCAAGAAGGCGCGCCCGGTCAAGTACGCGCACCGGCCCAAGGTGCAGGGCAGCTACGCCGCGCGGACGATGCGCTGGGGCGGCGTCATCGTCCTGCTGTTCATCATCTTCCACATCCTGGACCTGACCACCGGCACGGTGAACCCGGTCGGGGACCACGAGCACCCGTACGCGAACGTGGTCGCCGACTTCGCGCCGCACCGCTGGTACGTGACGCTCTTCTACGCCCTGGCGATCGTGGCGGTCGGCTTCCACCTGTGGCACGGCATCTTCAGCGCGGCCCGCACCCTGGGCCAGCAGACCATGCGGGGCCAGCGGCGCGCCAAGACGATCGCCCTGGTGCTGTCGGTGGTTCTGGTCGTCGGGTACCTCTCGGTGCCGTTCTCGGTGCTGACCGGATTGGTGGACTGA
- a CDS encoding fumarate reductase/succinate dehydrogenase flavoprotein subunit → MAETDFWKEGDPVVDKAAPDGPIETRWERRKFAAKLVNPANRRKLTVIVVGTGLAGGSAAATLAEQGYHVKSYCYQDSPRRAHSIAAQGGINAAKNYRNDGDSVYRLFYDTVKGGDFRARESNVYRLAQESVNIIDQAVAQGVPFAREYGGLLDNRSFGGTQVSRTFYARGQTGQQLLLGAYQALERQIGLGNVEMNTRHEMLELIIVDGKARGIVVRDMITGEITTELADAVVLASGGYGNVFFLSTNAMGCNVTATWRAHRKGALFANPCYTQIHPTCIPESGSHQSKLTLMSESLRNDGRVWVPKAQKDTRRPADIPEDERDYYLERIYPSFGNLVPRDIASRAAKNVCDEGRGVGPGGLGVYLDFADAISRLGRKAVEAKYGNLFEMYQRITGEDPYETPMRIYPAVHYTMGGLWVDYDLQSTIPGLFVVGEANFSDHGANRLGASALMQGLADGYFVLPNTINNYLAAGPFKKIATSDEAVVSARKEVEDRIARFLSIDGDRTVDSFHRELGHIMWEYCGMERTEEGLTKAIGLIRALKEEFWTRVKVPGKGEELNQNLEKAGRVADFIELGELMCIDALHRRESCGGHFRAESQTPDGEALRHDDEFGYAAAWEYFGADGKPTLHKEELVFEYVHPSTRSYK, encoded by the coding sequence ATGGCTGAGACGGATTTCTGGAAAGAGGGCGACCCGGTCGTCGACAAGGCCGCCCCGGACGGCCCGATCGAGACCCGCTGGGAGCGCCGCAAGTTCGCCGCCAAGCTGGTCAACCCGGCGAACCGCCGGAAGCTGACGGTCATCGTGGTCGGCACCGGCCTGGCCGGCGGCTCGGCCGCCGCGACCCTGGCCGAGCAGGGTTACCACGTCAAGTCGTACTGCTACCAGGACAGCCCGCGGCGCGCGCACTCGATCGCCGCGCAGGGTGGCATCAACGCCGCGAAGAACTACCGCAACGACGGCGACTCGGTCTACCGGCTGTTCTACGACACGGTCAAGGGCGGCGACTTCCGCGCCCGTGAGTCCAACGTGTACCGGCTGGCCCAGGAGTCGGTGAACATCATCGACCAGGCCGTGGCGCAGGGCGTCCCGTTCGCCCGTGAGTACGGCGGCCTGCTGGACAACCGCTCGTTCGGCGGCACCCAGGTGTCGCGCACCTTCTACGCCCGGGGTCAAACGGGCCAGCAGCTGCTGCTCGGCGCGTACCAGGCGCTGGAGCGGCAGATCGGCCTCGGCAACGTCGAGATGAACACCCGGCACGAAATGCTCGAGCTGATCATCGTCGACGGCAAGGCCCGGGGCATCGTGGTCCGCGACATGATCACCGGCGAGATCACCACCGAGCTCGCGGACGCCGTGGTGCTCGCCTCCGGTGGGTACGGCAACGTCTTCTTCCTGTCCACCAACGCCATGGGCTGCAACGTCACGGCGACCTGGCGGGCGCACCGCAAGGGCGCGCTGTTCGCGAACCCCTGCTACACGCAGATCCACCCGACCTGCATCCCGGAGTCCGGCTCGCACCAGTCGAAGCTGACCCTGATGTCCGAGTCGCTGCGCAACGACGGCCGGGTCTGGGTGCCCAAGGCGCAGAAGGACACCCGCCGCCCGGCGGACATCCCGGAGGACGAGCGCGACTACTACCTGGAGCGCATCTACCCGTCGTTCGGCAACCTGGTGCCCCGCGACATCGCGTCCCGGGCCGCCAAGAACGTCTGCGACGAGGGCCGCGGCGTCGGCCCCGGCGGGCTCGGCGTCTACCTGGACTTCGCGGACGCGATCAGCCGGCTGGGCCGCAAGGCGGTCGAGGCGAAGTACGGCAACCTCTTCGAGATGTACCAGCGGATCACCGGCGAGGACCCGTACGAGACGCCGATGCGGATCTACCCCGCGGTGCATTACACGATGGGTGGCCTCTGGGTCGACTACGACCTGCAGTCGACCATCCCCGGCCTGTTCGTGGTCGGCGAGGCCAACTTCTCCGACCACGGCGCCAACCGGCTCGGCGCGTCCGCGCTGATGCAGGGCCTGGCGGACGGCTACTTCGTGCTGCCGAACACGATCAACAACTACCTCGCGGCCGGGCCGTTCAAGAAGATCGCGACCAGCGACGAGGCGGTCGTGTCGGCCCGCAAGGAGGTCGAGGACCGGATCGCCAGATTCCTGTCGATCGACGGCGACCGGACCGTGGACTCCTTCCACCGCGAGCTCGGCCACATCATGTGGGAGTACTGCGGCATGGAGCGCACCGAGGAGGGGCTGACCAAGGCGATCGGCCTGATCCGGGCGCTCAAGGAGGAGTTCTGGACCCGGGTCAAGGTGCCCGGTAAGGGCGAGGAGCTCAACCAGAACCTGGAGAAGGCCGGCCGGGTCGCCGACTTCATCGAGCTGGGTGAGCTGATGTGCATCGACGCGCTGCACCGGCGGGAGTCCTGCGGCGGCCACTTCCGGGCCGAGTCGCAGACCCCGGACGGTGAGGCGCTGCGGCACGACGACGAGTTCGGTTACGCCGCGGCGTGGGAGTACTTCGGTGCCGACGGCAAGCCGACCCTGCACAAGGAAGAGCTCGTTTTCGAGTACGTCCACCCGAGCACGCGGAGTTACAAGTAA
- a CDS encoding succinate dehydrogenase/fumarate reductase iron-sulfur subunit, with translation MDIKVRVWRQSGPSSSGKMVTYDVKGISPDASFLEMIDVLNETLILSGDDPIAFDHDCREGICGACSMVINGVAHGPEKATTTCQLHMRHFSDGDVIDVEPWRAAAFPVIKDLVVDRSPLDKIIQAGGYISAPTGTAPDAHAAPVPKKDADAAFEAATCIGCGACVAACPNGSSMLFTAAKITHLGLMPQGQPERDSRVIDMLQAQDDAGFGGCTNMGECTEVCPKGIPLSLIGRLNSDYRKAVAKR, from the coding sequence ATGGACATCAAGGTCAGGGTGTGGCGTCAGTCCGGCCCCTCCTCCTCCGGGAAGATGGTCACCTACGACGTGAAGGGGATCTCCCCGGACGCGTCGTTCCTGGAGATGATCGACGTGCTCAACGAGACGCTGATCCTTTCCGGTGACGACCCGATCGCGTTCGACCACGACTGCCGCGAGGGCATCTGCGGCGCGTGCAGCATGGTGATCAACGGGGTGGCGCACGGCCCGGAGAAGGCCACCACCACGTGCCAGCTGCACATGCGGCACTTCTCGGACGGCGACGTGATCGACGTCGAGCCGTGGCGTGCCGCCGCCTTCCCGGTGATCAAGGACCTGGTCGTCGACCGCAGCCCGCTGGACAAGATCATCCAGGCCGGCGGTTACATCAGCGCGCCCACCGGCACCGCCCCGGACGCGCACGCCGCCCCGGTCCCGAAGAAGGACGCGGACGCGGCCTTCGAGGCGGCCACCTGCATCGGTTGCGGCGCCTGCGTCGCGGCCTGCCCGAACGGCTCCTCGATGCTGTTCACCGCGGCGAAGATCACCCACCTCGGCCTGATGCCGCAGGGCCAGCCGGAACGCGACAGCCGGGTGATCGACATGCTGCAGGCGCAGGACGACGCCGGTTTCGGTGGCTGCACCAACATGGGCGAGTGCACCGAGGTCTGCCCGAAGGGCATCCCGCTGAGCCTGATCGGCCGGCTCAACAGCGACTACCGCAAGGCCGTCGCCAAGCGCTGA
- a CDS encoding DUF2306 domain-containing protein, with protein sequence MTRWWRRPWIVPLAAIVVLFVTFSLPPYLSFDPARSRVPQPPTLGVAHFWLLVPHVLFGSVALGTAVVQIWPWFRQRHPVAHRRIGRLYVFGGVLPAGVCALTIGAFTPYGPVTRASDVLLALLWLTVTTAGWRAGRRRRFGEHRRWMIRSFALTASIITNRIWGAVFVIGLTPRLDTTFHGDAGLLTWVASSAAAWLGWTVPLLLAEGWLERGRHRRPAAAVPAPRAAAEPEPARP encoded by the coding sequence ATGACTCGATGGTGGCGGCGCCCGTGGATCGTCCCGCTCGCGGCGATCGTGGTGCTCTTCGTGACCTTCTCCCTCCCGCCGTATCTGAGCTTCGACCCGGCCCGCTCCCGGGTGCCCCAGCCGCCCACGCTCGGCGTCGCGCACTTCTGGCTGCTGGTGCCGCACGTGCTCTTCGGCAGCGTGGCGCTGGGCACCGCGGTGGTGCAGATCTGGCCGTGGTTCCGGCAGCGGCACCCGGTGGCGCACCGGCGGATCGGCCGGCTCTACGTGTTCGGCGGGGTGCTGCCGGCCGGAGTGTGCGCGCTGACGATCGGGGCGTTCACCCCGTACGGGCCGGTCACCCGGGCCAGCGACGTCCTGCTGGCGCTGCTCTGGCTCACGGTGACCACCGCCGGCTGGCGCGCCGGCCGGCGCCGCCGGTTCGGCGAGCACCGCCGGTGGATGATCCGCAGCTTCGCCCTGACCGCCTCGATCATCACCAACCGGATCTGGGGAGCGGTCTTCGTGATCGGGCTGACCCCGCGGCTGGACACCACGTTCCACGGCGACGCGGGCCTGCTGACCTGGGTGGCGTCCTCGGCGGCGGCGTGGCTGGGGTGGACGGTTCCGCTGCTGCTCGCCGAGGGGTGGCTGGAGCGCGGCCGCCACCGCCGGCCGGCCGCCGCCGTCCCCGCCCCACGCGCCGCGGCCGAGCCCGAGCCCGCGCGCCCCTGA
- a CDS encoding class I SAM-dependent methyltransferase — protein sequence MGEFHDPRLVEVYDAECPWGWDDDFFMAVLAERSAHRVADLGCGTGRLAIAMAAAGHEVIAIDPAPAALAAARRKPGGTRVRWLQGSAERLAPRSLDAAFMTGHVAQSFVDDEEWDTVLRGLRRALVPEGRLVFDSRDPDDRPWQQWNPQDSWRTVVLDDGRVVEAWSEAEQVGLNTVRVTGRYRFADGGELANSATLRFRTEPELRDSLREAGFRVERIYGGWGREPVGLSGDGEFIVIAVATPRLMS from the coding sequence ATGGGCGAGTTCCACGACCCGCGACTCGTCGAGGTCTACGACGCCGAATGTCCCTGGGGCTGGGACGACGACTTCTTCATGGCCGTGCTCGCCGAACGCTCCGCGCACCGGGTCGCCGACCTGGGGTGCGGCACCGGCCGGCTGGCCATCGCGATGGCCGCGGCCGGGCACGAGGTGATCGCGATCGACCCGGCGCCGGCCGCCCTGGCCGCGGCCCGCCGCAAGCCGGGCGGCACCCGGGTGCGCTGGCTGCAGGGCTCGGCCGAGCGGCTCGCCCCGCGCTCGCTCGACGCCGCGTTCATGACCGGTCACGTCGCCCAGTCCTTCGTCGACGACGAGGAATGGGACACCGTGCTCCGCGGGCTGCGCCGGGCGCTGGTCCCGGAGGGACGGCTGGTCTTCGACAGCCGGGACCCGGACGACCGGCCGTGGCAGCAGTGGAACCCGCAGGATTCGTGGCGCACCGTGGTGCTCGACGACGGGAGGGTGGTGGAGGCGTGGAGCGAGGCCGAGCAGGTCGGGCTGAACACCGTGCGCGTCACCGGGCGCTACCGGTTCGCCGACGGAGGGGAACTGGCGAACTCGGCGACCCTGCGTTTCCGGACCGAGCCGGAGCTGCGCGACTCACTGCGCGAGGCGGGCTTCCGGGTCGAGCGGATCTACGGCGGCTGGGGGCGCGAGCCGGTGGGTCTGAGCGGCGACGGCGAGTTCATCGTGATCGCGGTCGCGACGCCCCGGCTGATGTCCTGA
- a CDS encoding substrate-binding domain-containing protein: protein MPENEWPDDPRPPDQGEWSQPHHEPPPGRGRALLAAAVVVLVLLAAGGIAWRLMSSRGATPVAQPTAPAPTPTAQTAPPCPQPRLRVAAAPEIAPVIQQAAAALSQPGQRCSEVLVQAAEPGAALTGKPDVWVPSSSVWLALAKSRGDVYTTQGASLAWSPLVIAGPESIASLFAPNGVTSWSGLVQGTIQKRVPAVRMPDPTLTTTGLLSVYAVGQATVKANPDAGIAQLQALTLRSRLENAAADPAELFAQMGKQTDAATAIYQVGVFPTTEQQLLTYQKSQHDVRLSGSAPADGQIDADYPYAVRKGAPADLVESLREAITPDALTTAGFRATATKNALRLPAPAVLAGAARQWSAYKSVAFQVLLLIDASGSMNEKITDRAGRSVTKAALLRESGTSAAQLFGDDTSLGLWFFGTPTADSPAHTEEVPFGPVIATVDGKSRRDLLAAKIGEYRPVANAGTPLYQSVLDGVAEMRGRAKPDTATVVVVLTDGSDGGTKYRMSNADFLKKLTAGADPAKPVPVIAVGYGPAANATALQAMAKATGGQAVTVKNPADLAAGIAQAFLAAHTH, encoded by the coding sequence ATGCCCGAGAACGAGTGGCCCGACGACCCCCGCCCGCCCGACCAGGGCGAGTGGAGCCAGCCGCATCACGAGCCGCCACCCGGCCGTGGCCGCGCCCTGCTGGCCGCCGCGGTGGTGGTGCTGGTCCTGCTGGCCGCCGGCGGCATCGCCTGGCGTCTGATGAGCAGCCGCGGCGCTACGCCGGTGGCGCAGCCCACCGCGCCCGCCCCGACGCCCACCGCGCAGACCGCGCCACCCTGCCCACAGCCGCGCCTGCGGGTCGCCGCCGCGCCGGAGATCGCCCCGGTGATCCAGCAGGCCGCCGCCGCACTCAGCCAGCCCGGCCAGCGCTGCTCCGAGGTGCTGGTGCAGGCCGCCGAGCCGGGCGCCGCGCTGACCGGCAAGCCGGACGTCTGGGTGCCGTCCAGCAGCGTGTGGCTGGCCCTGGCCAAAAGCCGCGGCGACGTCTACACCACGCAGGGCGCGTCGCTGGCCTGGTCGCCGCTGGTGATCGCCGGGCCGGAGTCGATCGCCAGCCTGTTCGCGCCGAACGGGGTCACCTCCTGGTCCGGCCTGGTCCAGGGCACCATCCAGAAACGGGTGCCGGCGGTCCGGATGCCCGATCCGACGCTGACCACGACCGGACTGCTCAGCGTCTACGCGGTGGGCCAGGCCACGGTCAAGGCCAACCCGGACGCCGGGATCGCCCAGTTGCAGGCGCTCACCCTGCGCAGCCGGCTGGAGAACGCGGCCGCCGACCCGGCGGAACTGTTCGCGCAGATGGGCAAGCAGACCGACGCGGCCACGGCGATCTACCAGGTCGGGGTCTTCCCGACCACCGAGCAGCAGCTGCTGACCTATCAGAAGAGTCAGCACGACGTCCGGCTGTCCGGCTCGGCGCCCGCCGACGGCCAGATCGACGCCGACTATCCGTACGCGGTCCGCAAGGGCGCCCCGGCCGACCTGGTCGAGAGCCTTCGCGAGGCGATCACCCCGGACGCGCTGACGACGGCCGGATTCCGGGCCACCGCGACCAAGAACGCGCTGCGCCTGCCGGCCCCGGCCGTGCTCGCCGGGGCGGCCCGGCAGTGGTCGGCGTACAAGTCGGTGGCCTTCCAGGTGCTGCTGCTGATCGACGCGTCCGGCTCGATGAACGAGAAGATCACCGACCGGGCCGGCCGCAGCGTCACCAAGGCCGCGCTGCTGCGCGAGTCCGGGACCAGCGCGGCCCAGCTCTTCGGTGACGACACCAGCCTCGGCCTGTGGTTCTTCGGCACCCCGACGGCGGACAGCCCGGCGCACACCGAGGAGGTGCCGTTCGGCCCGGTCATCGCCACCGTCGACGGCAAGAGCCGCCGTGACCTGCTGGCCGCCAAGATCGGCGAGTACCGGCCGGTGGCGAACGCCGGGACCCCGCTCTACCAGAGCGTGCTGGACGGCGTCGCCGAGATGCGCGGCCGGGCCAAGCCGGACACGGCGACCGTGGTGGTGGTCCTCACCGACGGCTCGGACGGCGGCACGAAGTACCGGATGTCCAACGCGGACTTCCTGAAGAAGCTGACCGCCGGTGCCGACCCCGCCAAGCCGGTGCCGGTGATCGCCGTCGGTTACGGCCCGGCCGCGAACGCCACCGCCCTGCAGGCCATGGCCAAGGCCACCGGTGGCCAGGCGGTCACCGTCAAGAACCCGGCCGACCTGGCCGCCGGCATCGCCCAGGCCTTCCTCGCCGCACACACCCACTAG
- a CDS encoding MFS transporter: MRRNAVLFVLISLCSGFGGSALALAAGLWVLDLTGSPGLAALAGLGTYAPVLAAPWLGALVDRFPRRPLLITVDVLVGLAILALLLDPAPTGIYLVLLVRGIGYVLLDAGETALLPAALPAGLLGDVNGWRSSAQEGMKLVAPPAGAALYAWHGPRPVLLLCAALPLVTALLYAMVRLRAAPAVPAAGPALDRRGVRAGLTELWRAPMRTPVLVAAVAIAVSGFTNAAVLRHLVDDLHRPSTYLGVLSGLQGAGAIAGGLLAGRLLARLRPARVAALGATLFAAACLTWALPWWPAMPVGSVLTGLGLPWTLIAGITAIQTGTPDRLLGRVGATGSMVMFGPITLGIPLGSALSGAGARPPLIIGAALTLGVALAARVSR, from the coding sequence GTGCGCCGGAACGCCGTGCTGTTCGTGCTGATCTCGCTCTGCTCCGGCTTCGGCGGCAGTGCGCTCGCCCTCGCCGCCGGACTCTGGGTGCTCGACCTCACCGGCTCGCCCGGGCTGGCCGCGCTGGCCGGGCTCGGCACGTACGCCCCGGTGCTGGCCGCGCCCTGGCTCGGCGCCCTGGTCGACCGCTTCCCCCGCCGCCCGCTGCTGATCACCGTCGACGTGCTGGTCGGCCTGGCGATCCTGGCCCTGCTGCTCGACCCCGCCCCGACCGGCATCTACCTGGTCCTGCTCGTCCGCGGGATCGGCTACGTGCTGCTGGACGCCGGGGAGACCGCGCTGCTGCCGGCCGCCCTGCCCGCCGGGCTGCTCGGCGATGTCAACGGCTGGCGGTCCAGCGCCCAGGAGGGCATGAAACTCGTCGCGCCACCGGCCGGGGCCGCCCTCTATGCCTGGCACGGCCCGCGTCCGGTGCTGCTGCTCTGCGCGGCGCTCCCGCTGGTCACCGCGCTGCTGTACGCCATGGTCCGGCTGCGCGCCGCGCCCGCGGTCCCGGCGGCCGGCCCGGCGCTCGACCGGCGCGGCGTCCGGGCCGGGCTGACCGAGCTGTGGCGGGCGCCGATGCGCACCCCGGTCCTGGTGGCGGCGGTGGCCATCGCGGTCTCCGGGTTCACCAACGCCGCGGTGCTGCGGCACCTCGTCGACGACCTGCACCGCCCGTCCACCTACCTCGGCGTGCTGTCCGGTCTGCAGGGCGCCGGTGCGATCGCCGGTGGGCTGCTGGCCGGCCGGCTGCTCGCCCGCCTGCGCCCGGCCCGGGTCGCGGCGCTCGGTGCCACCCTCTTCGCGGCCGCCTGTCTGACCTGGGCACTGCCCTGGTGGCCGGCCATGCCGGTGGGCAGCGTGCTGACCGGACTCGGGCTGCCGTGGACGCTGATCGCCGGGATCACCGCGATCCAGACCGGCACCCCGGACCGGCTGCTGGGCCGGGTCGGGGCCACCGGCAGCATGGTCATGTTCGGGCCGATCACCCTGGGCATCCCGCTCGGGTCGGCGCTGTCCGGCGCGGGCGCCCGGCCGCCGCTGATCATCGGCGCCGCGCTGACGCTCGGCGTGGCGCTGGCCGCGCGGGTCAGCCGCTGA